The Pseudomonadota bacterium region AATCTATACAACACCGAAAAGAAACAGGACCTGCTGAATTACAAAGCAAAGGTTGACCAGAACAATATCATGAATCCAGGGAAGTTTTTCGGAATTCAATCAAAATTCTGCAATATTCCGGCGCTCATCTTTCGACCGGGTATTTTCAGCTTTTCCATAAAGATGCTGATTTTGCTATCACCCATTATTGGGAGAATTGCGACACTGCTGATGGGCAAGGACGAGAAAATTGATAGTCTTGATTTTGAGTTGACCACTCACGCCTGTGCAAAATGTGGTAACTGTATTGCAGTGTGTCCCTCATACCTTGTCACAAAAAATGAAGAAGTCACGGCAAAAGGTAAAATTGCTCTGGCGAAAAAACTCATTCAAGGCCGCCCGGTTACCAAAAAAGAAGCTGAAAACGTGTTTATGTGTATGCATTGCAAGTCCTGTGAAGAAATATGCCAAACCAATCTGGAGCTGATGAGGCTCTGGGATGCACTGGAAAAGAGGGTGGAAAATAATTTTGGCCGACCCGAGGATAAAATCAGTGAATTTCTTAAAAAGGTTGACGACAGCAAGGAATACTGGGAAATGGTGGATCGGAATAACTGAACAACTTATTGAGAGGATGAATTAAAGACTATGCCAAAGAAATATCATATTCACACAAAGGTAACGCCGCTTAATCTGGATTATGTGTATAAATTCAGGATTGAACGGGGAGAAAACTGCATCAATTGCGGTCGATGCACCAAGGTGTGCATTTATGAGGCGCATAAACGTGGAAAGGGTGATCCTCGAAAAATGGCTGACCCGAACACAGTTGTTTGCAGAAACTGTTTTCGTTGTATTCAGGAATGCCCACGGGGAGCTCTCGAAAAATCTCTGGATAAAGATTTTTTAAATATTGGCGGATCGTACTGGAAGCCCGATATTTTTATAACTTTATGGAAGCAGGCCGAGGACGGCAAGGTGCCGGTTACAGGCGCCGGGTATCGGGGGCCCTTTACCGGACAGGGGTTTGACAGTATGTGGACAGACATGTCGGAAATCGTTCGTCCGACACGCGACGGGATCCACGGCCGCGAATACATCAGTACTTCTGTCGAACTGGGCCGGAAACTCAATCACCTGACATTTGATGAAAATGGCAAACTATTGTCGAAAATACATGATACTGTTGATATTCCGATTCCCATCATTTTTGATGTTCCGGTAGATAATTTAAGCCCGAATATTGAGATTGCTTTAATCAGAGCGGCTGCGCAGCTCAACACATGCATAGTATTACCGGCCAATAACATTGCAGCAGATATCAAAAAATACATCAAAAACATCATTCCCTTAATTTCTTCTGAGGAAATTGATAAATATCAAGGCTTGATTAAAAACGCAAGAATTGTGGCTTTTGAGTATGCCGAAGACATGATAAGCACTTTCCCTGCGCTGAAAGAAAAAATTAAAAAGATAAGTAATGCCCTTACGATCGTCCGTGTTCCGGCAACGAAGTCTGTGGAAACCATCGTTTCGAAACTGGCCCACAATGGCGCGGAAATTATCCATGTCGTTGCAGATTACCGTAGCATGGAGTTAAATGGATCAGTTAATGAAAATAAACGTCTGGGCAAGGATATTATCCGTGCTGTCCATCTGAAACTGGTGGAGGACAGGATCCGTGATGAAGTTACAATTATTTTTTCCGGCGGTATCGCTATGGCCGAGCATGTTCCCAAGGCCATGCTTTGCGGTGCGGATTTAACGGCAGTTGATCTGCCGCTACTGATTGCTTTTGGCGTCAGATTGTATGAAAACCCGGAGAAGATCATTGTTTTTCCCGAAGGACTGGAGAAAATTTCAACTCGAACAATAATGCAGAGGATAATCAACCTTATGGGTGCATGGCACTCGCAGCTTCTGGAAGTCATGGGCGCCATGGGAATCCGGGAAGCACGACGTCTGCGCGGTGAAACCGGAAGAGCTATATTTTTTGAAGAAATTGATAATGAAACTTTTGGAAAAATATTTAAAGAAAGAGAAAAAGCAACCATATGAAACCATCAACCGTACAAATTAAAAAAATGCCG contains the following coding sequences:
- a CDS encoding glutamate synthase-related protein, producing the protein MPKKYHIHTKVTPLNLDYVYKFRIERGENCINCGRCTKVCIYEAHKRGKGDPRKMADPNTVVCRNCFRCIQECPRGALEKSLDKDFLNIGGSYWKPDIFITLWKQAEDGKVPVTGAGYRGPFTGQGFDSMWTDMSEIVRPTRDGIHGREYISTSVELGRKLNHLTFDENGKLLSKIHDTVDIPIPIIFDVPVDNLSPNIEIALIRAAAQLNTCIVLPANNIAADIKKYIKNIIPLISSEEIDKYQGLIKNARIVAFEYAEDMISTFPALKEKIKKISNALTIVRVPATKSVETIVSKLAHNGAEIIHVVADYRSMELNGSVNENKRLGKDIIRAVHLKLVEDRIRDEVTIIFSGGIAMAEHVPKAMLCGADLTAVDLPLLIAFGVRLYENPEKIIVFPEGLEKISTRTIMQRIINLMGAWHSQLLEVMGAMGIREARRLRGETGRAIFFEEIDNETFGKIFKEREKATI